A single genomic interval of Apis cerana isolate GH-2021 linkage group LG14, AcerK_1.0, whole genome shotgun sequence harbors:
- the LOC108004138 gene encoding ferritin heavy chain, giving the protein MKLLYVLFIVFVYINGSLGNDSATRSCIVSSIATDENATKHWLDMDKNCIKSLESQVNVEIKAAMTYLAMGAHFALDVINRPGFSKFFFESATEEREHAIKVLEYLLMRGQLTNINEDNVLLRFPLEAEIENWNSGYKALKKALKLETSVTKKIRELIKTCEHPNDLNLVDYHLVDYLTGEFLTEQYKGQRDLAGKISSLGKMIQTHGMLGEFLFDKKLLNNEI; this is encoded by the exons atgaagcTACTTTATgttctttttattgttttcgtTTACATCAATGGATCATTAGGAAATGATAGTGCAACAAGATCAT gtATAGTAAGTAGTATAGCTACTGATGAAAATGCGACAAAACATTGGTTGGATatggataaaaattgtattaagagCTTGGAATCTCAGGTGAATGTTGAAATTAAAGCTGCAATGACTTATCTTGCAatg ggtGCTCATTTTGCTCTTGATGTAATTAATCGACCTGGATTcagcaaattcttttttgaatctGCTACGGAAGAAAGAGAACATGCAATAAAAgttcttgaatatttattaatgcgtGGTCaattaactaatattaatgAGGATAATGTTCTTTTAAGATTTCCTTTg gaagCAGAGATTGAGAATTGGAACAGTGGCTATAAAGCCTTGAAAAAAGCTCTTAAATTAGAAACAagtgttacaaaaaaaattcgtgaattaattaaaacatgtGAACAtccaaatgatttaaatttagttgATTATCAT ttGGTAGATTATCTCACTGGAGAATTTTTAACTGAACAATATAAAGGACAGCGTGATCTTGCTggtaaaatttcatctttaggTAAAATGATACAAACACATGGAATGTTAGGAGAATttctatttgataaaaaacttttaaacaatgaaatttaa